A stretch of Aspergillus nidulans FGSC A4 chromosome VI DNA encodes these proteins:
- a CDS encoding DEAD/DEAH box helicase (transcript_id=CADANIAT00010107), which yields MDDTVPDTPVSNRKIVHSTPGGMDEDGEYETIATLPVNPAQNTLLATQSMTPSSQRLTQPTQIVDVPYTSKGSSVVQVAASSPLRPASSPSRPSPAGPGRLSSLMAPSGTRFCPPAKRAPLIDLEDDGPTYRGGSSDDDIQMSTDIKPATFTSRNPEKSTAIDRFKEITSSAIYDPSSTKRAASQMDPTPKGVAVKRVRQEGPSRAQPVDTQSLSLQDIDDYQVRIKVERMLKVLPRKSVHDCVQALLAKKGSYEDALECLASTEDQNGHADSSEDELSTIKKTSPVAPAKQNIKARGRIQDKWTAPNLPKSTLQKQPEEDSRPRKRLIRGPKTRVSPIPSSPTQNETPPKKSFGRLVQGRRRPSPTRSESPEAPLVTSDDSDSAFDAQDGADLETKVLGFFNGCTAPALADLAAITEDLAEYIIARRPFSSLDEVRVIPAPETEQTATKTGRKRKAPKPVGDRIVDKCLDMWVGYEAVDSLVARCEALGKPVATEMKKWGVDIFGKREGELDLVSMEPSGSHDSGIGTPASQPSDEDSDGPGSRSRKARFISQPGIMAEDLKMKNYQIVGINWLSLLFENELSCILADDMGLGKTCQVIAFLAHLYEKGIKGPHLVVVPSSTIENWLREFQKFCPTLSVMPYYADQNVRAQIREQIEGNRDDINVVITTYTIAKGKVDAHFLRNMDFCACVYDEGHMLKSSTSVLYEKLIRIRARFRLLLTGTPLQNNLQELASLLGFILPKVFQERKDDLQYIFSNKAKTVDESHSALLSAQRIERAKSMLKPFVLRRKKHQVIDLPAKISRVEYCEMNAAQREIYEHEKNEVKKLLEDRAAGKKTGNKSANILMKLRQAAIHPLLHRRHYNDKILTKMSKACLQEEKWAESDPKLIYEDLQPYNDFECHQLCVENPKSLGKFALKNNEWMDSGKVDKLCELLRRFKENGDRVLVFSQFRLAMDILEVVLENQHLKFVRLDGTTSVEDRQSIMDTFHENTDIPVFLLSTKAGGAGINLACANKVIIFDSSFNPQEDVQAENRAHRVGQTREVEVIRLVTKDTIEEQIYALGQTKLALDQAVAGEDGADSKKSEEAGIKAVEEMFTAEITQKERST from the coding sequence ATGGACGACACTGTTCCTGACACCCCTGTCAGTAACAGAAAAATCGTTCACAGCACTCCTGGAGGCATGGACGAAGATGGGGAATATGAGACGATCGCCACACTCCCTGTGAATCCTGCGCAGAACACATTGCTTGCAACACAATCAATGACACCCTCCTCGCAGCGACTGACTCAACCTACGCAAATTGTGGATGTTCCTTATACATCAAAAGGCAGTTCTGTCGTGCAGgttgcagcttcttctcctctaaGACCCGCTTCATCCCCTTCACGCCCTTCCCCAGCCGGGCCTGGTCGCCTTTCCAGCTTGATGGCGCCCAGCGGTACGCGATTTTGCCCTCCCGCGAAGCGTGCGCCATTGATTGATCTAGAAGACGATGGTCCAACTTATCGAGGAGGCTCCTCAGATGACGATATCCAGATGAGCACAGACATAAAGCCCGCTACGTTCACGTCAAGAAACCCGGAAAAGAGCACAGCGATTGACAGATTCAAAGAGATCACTTCTTCTGCTATCTACGATCCTTCGAGCACCAAGCGCGCCGCCTCGCAGATGGATCCTACCCCAAAGGGCGTCGCCGTCAAAAGGGTTCGCCAGGAGGGACCTTCACGCGCTCAACCGGTCGACACACAATCATTGTCGTTGCAGGATATTGATGACTATCAAGTACGGATAAAAGTGGAGAGAATGTTAAAGGTTCTCCCGCGAAAATCAGTACACGACTGCGTGCAGGCTCTTCtagcaaagaaaggaagTTATGAAGATGCTCTAGAATGCCTAGCCAGCACCGAGGATCAAAATGGCCATGCTGACTCTTCAGAGGATGAGCTAAGCACGATTAAGAAGACGTCGCCAGTGGCCCCAGCGAAGCAAAATATCAAGGCCCGGGGGAGAATCCAGGATAAATGGACGGCACCAAACCTGCCGAAAAGTACATTACAAAAGCAGCCAGAAGAGGATTCAAGACCGCGGAAACGGTTGATTCGAGGACCAAAAACCCGGGTGTCCCCGATACCGTCAAGCCCCACTCAGAACGAAACACCTCCAAAGAAGAGCTTCGGTCGGCTGGTCCAAGGGCGCAGGCGCCCTTCACCTACACGATCAGAGTCTCCTGAGGCTCCTCTTGTGACCTCCgatgattctgactctgCATTTGATGCGCAAGATGGCGCGGATCTGGAGACGAAAGTTCTTGGTTTCTTTAACGGATGCACCGCACCGGCTCTTGCGGACCTAGCCGCGATTACTGAGGACCTTGCTGAGTACATAATTGCAAGGCGGCCATTCTCATCCCTTGATGAAGTCCGCGTGATTCCTGCTCCGGAAACCGAACAAACTGCAACCAAGACTGGAAGGAAACGCAAGGCACCCAAGCCGGTCGGAGACCGTATCGTTGACAAATGTCTTGATATGTGGGTAGGCTACGAAGCCGTGGATTCGTTAGTCGCTCGATGCGAGGCGCTAGGAAAGCCGGTTGCGaccgagatgaagaaatggggAGTTGACATATTTGGCAAGCGAGAGGGTGAACTGGACCTAGTTTCGATGGAGCCTTCAGGATCTCACGACTCTGGTATAGGAACTCCCGCTAGTCAACCATCTGATGAAGATAGTGATGGTCCTGGGTCAAGGTCTCGAAAAGCTCGGTTCATTTCGCAGCCTGGAATAATGGCTGAGGATCTCAAAATGAAGAATTATCAGATTGTTGGTATTAACTggctgtctttgctttttgaGAATGAACTAAGCTGCATTCTGGCCGATGATATGGGTCTCGGAAAGACCTGCCAGGTGATAGCGTTTCTGGCCCACCTATATGAGAAAGGAATCAAAGGACCGCATCTTGTTGTTGTGCCGTCATCAACCATTGAGAACTGGCTTCGAGAGTTTCAAAAGTTTTGTCCCACTCTGTCCGTGATGCCATACTATGCCGACCAAAATGTGCGGGCCCAGATTCGGGAACAGATCGAAGGAAACAGAGACGACATCAATGTCGTTATAACGACCTATACTATTGCAAAGGGCAAGGTTGATGCGCACTTCTTACGCAACATGGACTTTTGCGCATGTGTCTACGATGAAGGGCACATGCTTAAGAGCAGCACATCGGTTCTGTACGAAAAGCTGATCAGGATCCGTGCTCGTTTCAGGCTTCTTCTGACAGGAACGCCGCTTCAGAACAACCTGCAAGAACTTGCCTCCTTATTGGGGTTTATCCTCCCTAAGGTCTTTCAAGAGCGAAAGGATGATCTACAGTACATATTCTCGAACAAAGCAAAAACGGTTGATGAATCCCATTCCGCACTGCTTTCTGCGCAGAGGATCGAAAGGGCAAAATCCATGCTGAAACCGTTCGTTCTACGGCGAAAGAAGCACCAAGTTATTGATTTGCCTGCAAAGATCTCGCGCGTTGAGTACTGTGAAATGAACGCTGCCCAGCGGGAGATATACGAACATGAGAAGAACGAAGTAAAGAAGCTCTTGGAAGACAGAGCAGCCGGCAAAAAGACGGGCAACAAGTCCGCGAACATCCTCATGAAACTCCGTCAAGCAGCCATTCACCCACTCCTTCACCGACGCCACTACAACGACAAAATTTTAACCAAGATGTCCAAAGCTTGTCTgcaagaagagaaatgggCCGAATCCGACCCAAAACTCATCTACGAAGATTTACAACCCTACAATGACTTTGAGTGCCATCAACTCTGTGTGGAAAACCCCAAATCCCTTGGCAAATTCGCTCTCAAGAATAATGAGTGGATGGATTCCGGAAAGGTCGACAAACTCTGCGAACTCCTTCGCCGCTTCAAAGAAAACGGCGACCGCGTTCTTGTCTTCTCCCAGTTCCGTTTGGCAATGGATATTCTTGAAGTTGTCCTCGAAAATCAACATCTCAAGTTTGTTCGTCTTGATGGAACGACCAGCGTCGAAGACCGCCAATCCATTATGGACACCTTCCATGAGAACACGGACATCCCGGTCTTTTTGCTCTCCACTAAAGCTGGCGGCGCCGGGATCAACCTTGCCTGCGCTAATAaggtcatcatcttcgactCCAGCTTTAACCCGCAGGAAGACGTGCAAGCTGAGAACCGCGCTCATCGTGTTGGTCAGACGCGTGAGGTCGAGGTTATCCGTCTTGTGACGAAAGATACGATCGAAGAGCAGATCTATGCTCTTGGCCAGACGAAACTGGCTCTTGACCAGGCTGTTGCCGGAGAGGATGGGGCTGATTCGAAGAAATCCGAGGAAGCCGGGATCAAGGCCGTTGAAGAGATGTTTACTGCGGAGATTACCCAAAAGGAGAGGTCTACTTAA
- a CDS encoding uncharacterized protein (transcript_id=CADANIAT00010108) yields the protein MTYIASPVSTICVGQAASMGSLLLCGGQAGQRYCLPHSSIMIHQPSGGYFGQATDIAIHAKEILRVRHQLNQIYKRHLTGKKELSLDEIEKLMERDYFMGAREALELGIVDEILDRRVKTGPDGEGKKEQIPNAR from the exons ATGACCTATATTGCCTCCCCCGTCTCTACAATCTGCGTCGGTCAAGCCGCTTCCATGGGCTCCTTACTCCTCTGCGGCGGACAAGCCGGCCAGCGGTACTGCCTCCCGCACTCCTCGATTATGATCCACCAGCCATCCGGCGGATACTTTGGACAAGCCACCGACATCGCAATCCACGCGAAGGAGATCCTGCGCGTTCGGCACCAGCTGAACCAGATCTACAAGCGGCACTTGACAGGCAAGAAGGAATTATCactggatgagattgagaagttGATGGAGCGGGATTACTTCATGGGCGCGAGGGAGGCGCTTGAGTTGGGCATCGTGGATGAGATTTTGGATCGTAGGGTTAAGACTGGACCTGatggggaagggaaaaaggagCA AATACCCAATGCgagataa
- a CDS encoding uncharacterized protein (transcript_id=CADANIAT00010109), translated as MEHLHSRMPYAQWRLQVFHQLFLSSCSSSPAFLSRRVHSNSSYNAEPSTGEGNKNNTNKIHDNASKTGSTKRLSQLLPQSPLITNPNPGRALRHRKKRLPTPDDLSEISNNPWAVALASPVRMCNVTGTRIPRALLTEWGLVEEPARESTPEPDPISAPASDSYFNAESNTQVHTPRPKRLENKVKDNKLWILPLSLLKDDVVKKEGKDNRPHLKFRMLDRNYILQTITNAERRKTKQKNFIANLIPHRWKPPLGPLNAEHQKRLAWRADMPDFVLGVKRREALKQLKHVSDLLDSKNKSHARWMSFDVQKPYSGKTLVEGLITEGLAGKEVHHGLETGVFLVLGDGSGSGAGDAYEPANFPESVALPGIDRKVPIFDLTRLLSQAELEEIRAYHVRFQKFGAFFKPSRQPCIDAVLALWNLEGYIREATS; from the coding sequence ATGGAACACCTTCACAGCCGAATGCCATACGCTCAATGGCGGCTGCAGGTATTTCATCAATTGTTTCTCTCATCTTGCTCGTCCAGTCCGGCTTTTCTCTCTCGTCGCGTGCATTCAAACAGCAGCTATAACGCCGAACCTAGCACTGGAGAGGGCAACAAAAACAACACCAATAAAATCCACGACAATGCATCTAAAACTGGCTCTACTAAACGCTTATCGCAACTCCTTCCCCAGTCGCCACTCATAACGAACCCAAATCCCGGCCGCGCCCTCCGACACCGCAAGAAACGCCTCCCAACACCGGACGATCTCTCAGAGATCAGCAATAACCCATGGGCGGTAGCCCTCGCTTCGCCAGTTCGCATGTGTAATGTGACAGGAACTCGAATCCCCAGGGCACTTCTGACAGAATGGGGCCTCGTAGAAGAGCCAGCACGAGAGTCAACGCCAGAACCAGATCCCATATCCGCGCCAGCTTCTGATTCCTACTTCAACGCCGAATCAAACACACAAGTACACACGCCTCGCCCCAAAAGGCTCGAGAATAAGGTCAAGGACAATAAATTATGGATTCTGCCCCTCAGTCTCCTCAAAGACGATGTGGTTAAGAAAGAGGGCAAGGATAACCGCCCACACCTCAAATTCCGTATGCTCGACCGCAATTATATCCTCCAAACAATCACAAACGCAGAGCGACGCAAAACCAAGCAAAAAAACTTCATCGCGAACTTGATCCCTCACAGGTGGAAGCCTCCGCTGGGGCCTTTAAATGCAGAACATCAAAAACGCCTCGCCTGGCGAGCTGATATGCCTGATTTCGTGCTCGGAGTGAAACGTCGGGAGGCGTTGAAGCAATTGAAACATGTCTCGGATTTATTGGACTCGAAAAATAAGTCACATGCAAGGTGGATGTCTTTTGATGTTCAGAAACCTTACTCCGGGAAGACGCTTGTCGAAGGGCTAATAACAGAAGGCCTTGCAGGGAAGGAGGTACACCATGGGTTGGAGACAGGTGTCTTCCTGGTCCTCGGAGACGGTTCAGGTAGTGGTGCTGGTGATGCTTATGAACCGGCCAACTTTCCCGAATCCGTCGCGCTTCCAGGCATTGATAGGAAAGTCCCTATCTTTGACCTAACGCGACTTCTTTCCcaggctgagcttgaggaAATTCGGGCTTATCACGTTCGATTCCAGAAATTCGGCGCGTTCTTTAAGCCGTCTCGCCAGCCTTGCATTGATGCGGTTTTGGCATTGTGGAATCTCGAGGGGTACATCAGGGAAGCCACAAGTTAA
- a CDS encoding 4-nitrophenylphosphatase (transcript_id=CADANIAT00010110), translating into MAMTVPRYLTGDPAGIKEFLDKFDVFLFDCDGVLWSGDHLFPGTVETLELLRSRGKQVVFVTNNSTKSRADYKRKLETLGIPATTEEIFSSSYSASIYISRILNLPANKRKVFVLGETGIEQELRSENVPFIGGTDPSYRRDITAEDYKLIAAGDESLLDPEVGVVLVGLDFHLNYLKLALAYHYIRRGAVFLATNIDSTLPNSGTLFPGAGTVSAPLILMVGRDPVALGKPNQAMMDAIEGKFQLDRARACMVGDRANTDIRFGLEGNLGGTLGVLTGVSSKEDFVEGVVRPSAYLDKLSDLLEAAE; encoded by the exons ATGGCGATGACGGTACCCCGCTACCTGACCGGCGATCCAGCTGGCATCAAGGAATTTCTAGACAAGTTTGAT GTATTCCTCTTCGACTGTGACG GTGTACTATGGTCCGGAGACCACCTCTTCCCAGGGACGGTTGAGACACTGGAGTTGCTGCGATCACGCG GGAAACAAGTTGTATTTGTCACGAACAACAGTACAAAATCTCGGGCGGATTATAAAAGAAAATTAGAGACATTAGGGATCCCGGCGACCACG GAAGAgatcttttcttcctcatACAGCGCTTCGATCTACATCTCACGCATTCTTAATCTCCCCGCCAACAAACGCAAGGTCTTCGTCCTCGGCGAAACAGGCATAGAGCAAGAGCTTCGCTCGGAGAATGTCCCCTTCATCGGCGGCACAGACCCCTCCTACCGTCGCGACATCACAGCGGAAGACTACAAGCTCATCGCAGCAGGCGATGAATCCCTACTCGACCCAGAAGTCGGCGTTGTCCTCGTCGGGCTCGATTTCCACTTGAACTACCTGAAGCTCGCACTGGCATACCACTACATCCGGCGGGGAGCGGTGTTCCTAGCGACGAATATCGACTCGACGCTGCCAAACTCGGGGACGTTGTTCCCCGGTGCTGGAACAGTGAGTGCGCCACTGATTCTGATGGTGGGAAGGGATCCTGTTGCTTTGGGAAAGCCGAACCAGGCGATGATGGATGCGATTGAGGGGAAGTTTCAGCTTGATCGGGCGCGAGCTTGTATGGTGGGGGATCGTGCGAATACTGATATTCGATTTGGGCTCGAGGGGAATCTGGGAGGAACGTTGGGAGTCCTTACGGGGGTAAGTAGTAAAGAGGATTTCGTTGAGGGGGTTGTGAGGCCTAGTGCTTATTTAGATAAACTTTCGGATTTGTTGGAAGCCGCGGAGTGA
- a CDS encoding replication factor C subunit 2 (transcript_id=CADANIAT00010111) produces the protein MAANFFSNKARAAAAFSSSKQKPTEGKEEQSRLQPWVEKYRPKTLDDVAAQDHTTKVLQRTLQASNLPHMLFYGPPGTGKTSTILALAKSLFGPALYRSRILELNASDERGIGIVREKVKGFARVQLSHPTGLDAEYFEKYPCPPFKIIILDEADSMTQDAQSALRRTMEQYSRITRFCLVCNYVTRIIEPLASRCSKFRFKPLDNSAAGDRLAQIAQLEKLSLENGVVDKLISCSDGDLRRAITYLQSAARLVGAAKAAKDGDEDEEMKDQGSDMITVSTIEEIAGVVPESVLDGLIQSLQPKRMGSPYEAVSKVVTEIVADGWSATQILLQLYRRMVYNDAIPDIQKNKIVLVFSEMDKRLVDGADEHLSILDVALKISGILGGT, from the exons ATGGCGGCCAACTTTTTTAGTAATAAGGCTCGCGCAGCCGCCGCattcagcagctcaaagcAAAAGCCCacagaaggaaaggaggagcAATCGCGATTGCAACCATGGGTTGAAAAATA CCGTCCGAAAACGTTAGATGATGTCGCTGCGCAGGACCACACGACTAAGGTGCTTCAGCGGACACTGCAAGCTTCTAAT CTCCCTCACATGCTCTTCTACGGCCCTCCAGGTACTGGAAAGACGTCTACaatcctcgccctcgccaaATCTCTCTTCGGCCCTGCCCTTTACCGTTCCCGAATCCTCGAACTAAACGCCTCCGACGAACGTGGAATCGGAATCGTCCGTGAAAAAGTAAAAGGCTTTGCCCGTGTCCAACTTAGCCATCCCACCGGGTTAGACGCCGAATATTTTGAAAAGTACCCTTGCCCTCCGTTCAAGATTATCATCCTGGACGAAGCAGACAGCATGACGCAGGATGCGCAATCCGCCCTACGTCGTACAATGGAGCAGTACAGTCGAATAACACGATTCTGTTTGGTCTGCAACTATGTCACTCGTATTATTGAGCCTCTTGCCAGTCGATGCAGCAAGTTCCGCTTCAAGCCGCTGGACAACTCAGCCGCTGGGGATAGGCTAGCGCAGATCGCGCAATTAGAAAAGTTATCGCTTGAGAATGGGGTTGTGGACAAGCTGATATCGTGCAGCGATGGCGATCTACGACGTGCTATTACATACTTACAGAGTGCGGCAAGGCTAGTAGGGGCGGCGAAGGCTGCAAAAGACggggatgaggacgaggaaatgaaagatCAGGGGTCTGATATGATCACCGTCAGCACTATTGAGGAAATTGCCGGCGTTGTCCCTGAGAGTGTTCTGGATGGGCTAATCCAATCGCTGCAACCGAAGAGGATGGGTTCTCCGTATGAAGCAGTTTCGAAAGTGGTGACGGAGATTGTGGCGGATGGCTGGAGCGCAACGCAAATACTTTTACAG TTGTATCGACGAATGGTCTACAATGATGCTATACCCGATATtcagaagaacaagatcgTACTGGTGTTCTCAGAAATGGATAAGCGGCTAGTGGACGGTGCTGACGAGCATCTATCTATTCTGGATGTTGCTTTAAAAATCTCTGGAATTCTCGGCGGAACTTGA
- the ipp1 gene encoding inorganic diphosphatase IPP1 (transcript_id=CADANIAT00010112), translating to MSYTVRKIGQPYTLEHRVYIEKDGQPVSPFHDIPLYANAEKTVLNMIVEIPRWTNAKQEISKEEFLNPIKQDTKKGKLRFVRNCFPHKGYLWNYGAFPQTWEDPNVVHPETKAKGDNDPLDVCEIGELVGYPGQVKQVKVLGVMALLDEEETDWKVIVIDVNDPLAPKLNDIEDVERHLPGLLRATNEWFRIYKIPDGKPENQFAFSGEAKNKKYAEEVIHECADAWEKLVSGKSDRGDISLANSTLGNSDSVDSSKLASIPRGENLPPAPIDGTIDKWFFISGAAV from the exons ATGTCCTACACCGTCCGCAAGATCGGCCAGCCTTACACCCTGGAGCACCGGGTGTACATTGAAAAGGATGGCCAGCCTGTTTCTCCCTTCCACGACATTCCTCTCTATGCCAATGCTGAGAAGACCGTCCTCAACATGATCGTTGAGATCCCCCGCTGGACCAACGCCAAGCAGGAG ATCTCCAAGGAGGAATTCCTCAACCCCATCAAGCAGGACACCAAGAAGGGCAAGCTTCGTTTCGTCCGCAACTGCTTCCCTCACAAGGGTTACCTCTGGAACTACGGTGCCTTCCCTCAG ACTTGGGAGGACCCCAATGTTGTCCACCCCGAGACCAAAGCCAAGGGTGACAACGACCCTCTCGATGTCTGCGAAATTGGTGAGCTTGTCGGCTACCCCGGCCAGGTCAAGCAGGTCAAGGTCCTCGGCGTGATGGCTCTTctcgatgaggaagagactGACTGGAAGGTCATCGTCATCGATGTCAACGACCCCCTTGCTCCTAAGCTCAACGACATTGAGGACGTTGAGCGCCACCTGCCCGGTCTCCTCCGTGCAACCAACGAGTGGTTCCGTATCTACAAGATCCCCGACGGAAAGCCAGAGAACCAGTTCGCTTTCTCCGGCGAggccaagaacaagaa GTACGCTGAGGAGGTCATCCACGAGTGTGCCGATGCCTGGGAGAAGCTTGTCAGCGGAAAGTCGGACCGTGGGGACATCAGCCT TGCCAACTCCACCCTTGGCAACTCTGACAGTGTCGACTCCTCTAAGCTTGCCAGCATTCCTCGCGGCGAGAACCTCCCCCCTGCTCCTATTGATGGCACCATTGACAAGTGGTTCTTCATCTCCGGTGCTGCTGTGTAA
- a CDS encoding tRNA-dihydrouridine(20) synthase (NAD(+)) (transcript_id=CADANIAT00010113): MTSCPKRVPIPANGVDYRGKVVLAPMVRSGELPSRLLALKYGADLCWGPETIDRAMIGTTRRVNPRNGCIEFTRMPSNSVNKDDAKESVIYRLDPAREKGKLIFQMGTANPELAVQAGKLVAADVNGIDVNSGCPKPFSTSGGMGAALLRTPDKLVSILEALVKEVGEPYQIGISVKIRLLETPELTESLVSRLVRTGITGLTIHCRTTPMRPRERAIRDQLRMIVSTCHNAGVACIMNGDVTSRDEALALMQEYGADGAMIATAAEANSSCFRSEADGGLAPWREVVHEYVKLCIECENRFGNTKYLINMLIPGKDKEFREAKQAKCYTDLCTILQHDDLMPAAQEVDEILGIAHKSTARSKAVENAIANNDTARAAGGVSRSKNTSPATGGIGPIRTNSIPKPMKAETKAESKPAATDVDVSTPAPQPSQNEVAV; this comes from the coding sequence ATGACTTCCTGCCCGAAACGAGTTCCCATCCCCGCCAACGGCGTCGACTACCGTGGCAAGGTCGTGCTTGCACCGATGGTGCGCTCCGGCGAGCTGCCATCCCGTCTTCTAGCTCTCAAGTATGGTGCCGATCTCTGCTGGGGTCCTGAAACGATTGACAGAGCAATGATCGGTACTACTCGTCGTGTTAACCCCCGCAATGGCTGCATCGAATTTACTCGTATGCCCTCGAATAGCGTCAACAAAGACGATGCCAAAGAATCCGTCATATATCGCCTTGATCCGGCACGggagaagggaaagcttATATTCCAGATGGGTACGGCTAACCCGGAATTAGCCGTTCAAGCTGGCAAGCTGGTCGCAGCTGATGTGAATGGAATTGACGTGAACTCGGGGTGTCCAAAGCCGTTCAGCACAAGTGGTGGAATGGGAGCCGCACTGCTACGTACTCCGGACAAGCTGGTGTCCATCCTTGAGGCTTTAGTCAAGGAAGTTGGCGAACCGTATCAGATTGGAATATCCGTGAAAATACGTCTGCTCGAGACTCCAGAGCTCACGGAGAGCTTGGTGTCAAGGCTAGTACGCACAGGTATCACGGGCCTTACCATTCACTGCCGAACAACACCCATGCGGCCGCGCGAGCGTGCAATTCGCGACCAACTCCGTATGATTGTCTCAACATGTCACAACGCTGGCGTCGCCTGCATCATGAACGGAGATGTAACTTCACGCGACGAAGCCCTCGCCCTCATGCAAGAATATGGTGCAGACGGCGCGATGATTGCGACAGCCGCCGAAGCCAACTCATCCTGCTTTCGGTCTGAGGCAGACGGCGGTCTCGCTCCCTGGCGCGAGGTAGTCCACGAGTACGTCAAACTCTGTATCGAGTGCGAAAACCGCTTTGGTAACACCAAATATCTCATCAACATGCTCATACCCGGCAAAGACAAGGAGTTCAGAGAAGCAAAGCAGGCTAAATGCTACACTGACCTCTGCACCATCCTGCAGCACGATGACCTAATGCCTGCTGCTCAGGAAGTAGACGAGATTCTCGGCATTGCACATAAGTCGACGGCAAGGAGCAAGGCTGTTGAAAATGCTATCGCGAACAACGATACTGCTAGAGCCGCGGGCGGCGTCTCAAGATCGAAAAACACCTCCCCTGCTACAGGCGGAATTGGACCCATCCGCACAAACTCCATCCCTAAACCTATGAAAGCAGAGACGAAGGCAGAGTcgaaaccagcagcaacggaTGTGGACGTTTCCACGCCAGCTCCGCAGCCTTCTCAAAATGAGGTGGCCGTCTAG
- a CDS encoding DSC4 family protein (transcript_id=CADANIAT00010114), with translation MTTPDVFRDAEYIADVSGIQYGSITEASPTLQDDSLRKKLQTAAKLAFIDRLLRDLDILIYCELSALYYLDCSIVLFAIRAISQLIFFTPKAPPFDPTRNQPFVGAIIASNVFCMIFHKFFSQSEAGEATRDYLHGGILIDFIGQKAPVPLFRLLCLDLLIMVLNIVMLGLIIERVKLAELRTTTAAVSATAAADTTAQADSAQAQDHDHEERGVLSHETEARGESTNAENERIEQSSHTALSSTHSPPPSEEELERTRLLADPSENGGSHTNHQHALDAYSSGGAVIVRLGLWNVIRDQWRYSPSAVRRSATYAPSHQTAAFLRERFGLQVGADGRLERITTT, from the exons ATGACAACACCAGATGTCTTTCGAGATGCGGAATACATCGCTGACGTGTCCGGCATCCAATATGGCAGCATCACGGAGGCATCGCCGACGCTCCAGGACGACAGCCTGAGAAAGAAGCTCCAAACTGCCGCGAAACTCGCCTTCATCGATCGTCTACTCCGCGATCTCGACATCCTTATATACTGCGAGTTATCGGCACTTTATTACCTAGA TTGCTCGATAGTACTCTTTGCCATCCGTGCCATTTCCCAACTGATCTTCTTCACTCCCAAAGCACCCCCGTTCGACCCCACGCGAAACCAACCTTTTGTCGGAGCCATCATTGCGAGCAATGTCTTCTGCATGATTTTTCACAAGTTTTTTAGTCAGTCAGAGGCCGGAGAAGCAACTAGAGATTATTTACATGGCGGGATTCTCATTGATTTTATTGGACAAAAGGCCCCTGTGCCGCTCTTCCGCCTTCTATGTCTTGACTTGCTCATTATGGTCCTCAACATTGTTATGCTGGGTCTCATAATTGAGCGGGTAAAGTTAGCGGAATTGAGGACTACCACCGCCGCTGTCTCTGCTACTGCTGCCGCGGACACAACCGCTCAAGCTGATTCTGCCCAAGCACAGGACCACGACCATGAGGAACGAGGTGTTCTTAGCCACGAGACTGAAGCCAGAGGAGAGTCAACCAATGCTGAAAACGAGCGTATAGAGCAAAGTTCCCATACTGCTCTATCATCCACTCACTCCCCTCCTCcaagtgaagaagagctcgaACGCACCCGATTACTAGCCGACCCGTCCGAGAATGGGGGAAGTCACACCAATCATCAACATGCCCTAGACGCTTACTCCTCCGGCGGTGCCGTTATAGTGCGCTTGGGGTTGTGGAATGTTATTCGGGATCAATGGCGATACAGCCCCTCTGCGGTACGACGGTCAGCCACTTATGCGCCATCTCATCAAACGGCTGCGTTCTTGCGCGAGCGGTTCGGACTTCAGGTTGGGGCTGATGGGCGGTTGGAGAGAATCACGACAACATGA